The Meleagris gallopavo isolate NT-WF06-2002-E0010 breed Aviagen turkey brand Nicholas breeding stock unplaced genomic scaffold, Turkey_5.1 ChrUn_random_7181001874166, whole genome shotgun sequence genome includes a window with the following:
- the LOC104916171 gene encoding E3 ubiquitin-protein ligase TRIM39-like yields the protein MDSHKRVQASHSKSSKGNADPEILERGRTVEMSTSGVVESMRDEMEKILSEKLAVLQRQLEMTQQAIPPMKEMTNSWTSLQKISENVQALHKGLENMQVETKEDLHMLRAELEERVPKARNTPKRSESEENLLQVEDHAGFLKTQRYKVDVTLNADTAHPRLEVSEDGKSVNDTGVIRQVPNKEERFDSHIFVLAKEGYTSGRRYWEVDVGKRRNWMLGVASESVARKGTVTVSPKNGFWVIGLADGQEYWAHTDPWTRLTVSGRPQKIGIFLNISANKLSFYNVKKKLALYTFTNLGDSRLQRKFVPFFSTGSGVSVLDTEPLKIVQGFDDDD from the exons gAAGGACAGTGGAGATGAGCACATCGGGGGTCGTGGAATCCATGAGGGACGAGATGGAGAAgattctgagtgaaaaactggCTGTGTTGCAGAGACAGCTGGAAATGACCCAGCAAGCAATCCCACCCATGAAGGAAATGACCAACTCCTGGACTTCCCTTCAGAAAATCTCTGAGAATGTGCAAGCCCTGCACAAAGGTTTGGAGAACATGCAGGTGGAAACAAAGGAAGACCTTCAtatgctcagagcagagctggaggaaagAGTACCAAAAGCACGGAATACACCCAAAAGGTCTGAGTCTGAAGAGAATCTGCTGCAGGTGGAGGATCATGCAG GTTTTCTCAAAACCCAGCGCTACAAAG TTGATGTCACCCTGAATGCTGACACGGCTCATCCCAGACTGGAAGTGTCTGAAGATGGGAAGAGCGTGAATGATACCGGTGTGATCAGACAGGTGCCCAACAAGGAGGAGAGATTTGATTCTCACATTTTTGTGTTGGCAAAGGAAGGATACACATCTGGGAGACGATACTGGGAAGTGGATgttggaaagagaagaaactggATGTTGGGTGTTGCTTCTGAGTCTGTGGCTCGTAAAGGGACCGTGACTGTATCCCCAAAGAATGGCTTTTGGGTCATAGGGTTAGCAGATGGGCAAGAGTATTGGGCCCACACGGATCCTTGGACTCGTTTGACAGTGAGTGGTAGACCACAGAAGATTGGGATCTTCCTGAACATCTCTGCCAACAAGCTCTCATTTTACAATGTCAAAAAGAAATTGGCTTTGTACACTTTTACCAATCTTGGTGATAGCAGACTGCAAAGGAAATTTGTTCCCTTCTTCTCAACGGGTTCTGGTGTTTCAGTGCTTGACACTGAGCCATTGAAAATCGTGCAGGGGTTTGATGATGATGATTGA